Within the Setaria viridis chromosome 3, Setaria_viridis_v4.0, whole genome shotgun sequence genome, the region GGGGTGCAAAACGCAGTTGTCAGTCGGCCAAGAAAGCAGGGCCTCAGCGGTGGGGTCttgaggaggagggaggtggtggcggcggtgggggaagGGGGGAAGtgaggcaggcggcggcgcggtggaggtggaggctggTGAGGTGCGGGACCGTACGGCTTTGTACCGTAGCGGAGCACGCGCTCCCCTGGGCAAAGTCTTCCTGCGGCTTTGCCTTCCCGGTGCGACGTGGGGAAGGCTGGGGATCCCGAGAGACACATACGACCGGTGATGTCCGCCGCGGCCCCACATGGCGGCGTGCTACCGCACCAGTGGCGCATGTGCCAGCAGGTAAGGTACGTCCGGGTCCAAGCGCGGTCAACTCGGCGTCGCCGGCCGGAGGCAGGCGACGGCGGACACGTGCCACCCACGTGTCCTAACCGGTAGGCGGCTAGGCGCATCGCCCACGCAGGCCTGCCTCGGTGCCGTGCGTGTGCGTGAGGCCGGCCGCCGGTGGCTTTTCCGTGCAGAAAGCTGATCGATCCGTTCAGTCTTCAGTGGAGGTCACGATAAAAAGGCACTCAGAGCAAGCAGGCCAAAAGATACGCTGATATGTGGGATGCCCACTTCCCTAAGCATCAGACTCCTGTTCACAAACGCTTTGTAAACAAATCAATCAACCTTGGGAGTTGGGACATCCTCAGCATCATCAAACCTTGATCTACAGAACACAGCAAATCGTCAAGAACAGAACCCACCCTTCTTCTGGTTGAGGCTCCATCTGCTGTCAAGCATTTTCAGTGGCCTCCTGGCTCCTGCACATGCCACCGCAAATCCAGGCTCATGGATTCCTATTATAAAATAACAAGACGCCAGCCAAACAAAGATATCAGCCATCATGTCAGATGGGACACTTGGAACAAACTAATCATGGCGCAGTCAAGTTAAGCCAGCATGAATCATGACACTTTTCATAATCCAGAAAACAGGCCAGAGACCTCTCAGCTCTTGATGCCCAGCTGCATCACCTCAAAAATTCTACTGCCATCTAGACAGAATCCATCCGGGACAAGAGTTTTCAAGTACCATACTTGAGACGAATATGCAGTATACTGCGATTATCTTTTTCTAAAGCAAGTAAACAAAATGTAGACCAATGAGATCCCTCAAACAAGAACTCTTAGAACAGTTAGCCTGCTAAACCGAGCGGTTTCTTAACCATGGTGGAGCGCAGATGTATCAAAGCTATTTGCTATCCTTGTTCTTGCCGTCCCCGGGCTTCTTGTAAGATTCTTCAAGTTTTTTCGCCTCGCCCATCAGGCCCTTCATAAAAAGCTTTATGTTTGGGACGTTGTAGTTCTGAGCGATGTAGATGCCGCAGCCGGTGCCGATCAGCAAGGAGAAAGTGCTTTGCAGGAACCCCATCAGAACTGACCTGCAGGGaggaaaaacaaagaaaaggttGTAAATAAAATGAGCAACTATGAGATACTGAGCTCAATCTAACTTGACAAATCGATGCAGCATATTAAGGAGGATTCCCCAAATACCTAAACAAGCTCTGAGAATAGTTTTTCTTTGAGGGCTGAGTAGTTAGGATTAGGAGCTGTGTATCAATTAGCAAACTAAAAAATGCACATGTGCTGCTGAAGTTCTGACTTTATTGTATTATTTCAGAGTAAATAGCATGACAAGGAACCAGTAAAATTTGGTAACAAACAAAATTTTCTTATTTTGATCCTATTATTAACGTTTTCCATCAACAACAGCAAGTTATCCACCTTTATGCGCACAACAACATATTATCTGAAGAACAGCGAAACAAATCAAACATGAATTAAATTGCTAGAAATTGATTGCTCTGATTATACCATATTAAGTTTCAGAATCAACTATAACTTCTCATCATAACTGTAAAGGCTAGAGTTATAAACAGACAATTTTAGCAGCAAAAATATTGTTCTGAAAGCACAgacgaatcaaacaaaaaacagTATGGCCATACATGCGCACATACTAGCAACTACGTGTTTCAACCATATAATGAGAAATAATCAAAAGGCCTGCCCGAATTCCTCATGCACCATGTTAAGGCCTTTTAACAACTCAAGATTCGCCTTAGATCAGACCAGGGACAAAGACTACAAAACGGAGTGGCAGGAGGCAACCAAACTAAATTAATGCCCCTCCATGCCTCCAAATGTTAAAGACTCCATGAGAAACTGGATAGATTCCCCTTCTTCAATGGTATATACATAGGCATATAGCTTTTCAGTAAGCCAATCAAAAAGTAAGATGCAGTAAACTAAACCAGTTTCACAGAAGACAGAACCTCCTAATCAAATAGTTCATTAACCTGAGCACTGAATGCCTATCAAACTACTGCTAGTGCCTCGAATTTCCAATGTTAatccaatatccaaagttcCTCTGTTTACCCCCACTCCAAGGTCTATAAATCTATTCCTTATTGTGAATCAAATCAAACTACCAGAAAAATGCAGGCATACTAGTTTAACTTGGCTGAAGCTGAAACTGAAGTACCCCGCATCTCCGAAATCGATTTCACATTCTCAAACCAGATCTACACAAGCTGACAGAACTTCAACACCAAAGGAGCGACAGCCCATGATCAGGATTATTCTGCAATATTGCAATACGTGTTACTCCTCGCACAAACAAGCAAAAAAGAAGTACTCTACATTGCAGCACCGAACAGCACAATTGACAAAAGTATTAGGGAAAAGCTACCATGACTACAGTCAGCTAGGAAGGATCTGTTTGGGAGCTCATAGGCAACAGCCTGTAGAAATTTTAACTAGATTTGCACTAATTGCTCCGGATCAGCTAAATCACGGTGAGCAAACTAAGTTAACAGTGAAACACCACAGCAAACAAAGCAGGATAATGGTTATTTACTCCTAAAAAAGTGAGATTAATCTACATTGCATCACCGAACAACACAATTGCCGCAGGTACTAGGGCCAACTGGCTAAGCTGCGAGACAGCAATCGGCTAGGGAATAACAGATTTTTCACTAGATTTGAACTAATTGCCCGGCGAATCGAACAAATCATGCAGAAACCAACTGATTGACCTAGCAATCAGCAGCTGAAGCTCGAGATCAGCGCACCAAAAATCGACTTCCGCCTCGGATCAATCAGCATCTACGAACGGCCCCCGGACTAAGGAGAGCAGCCGCAGCAAGGGGAGGAAAGAGGTGAGGCTTTTTTACCTTGGGGGAAGAAGAACCCGATCGCTCTGGCGTGCGTGCGGCGGAAGCGGGGTTGGGAGCCGAGGTGCCGAGGGATCCGGCGACGGGCGCGATCGAGGACGAGGAACGGCTGCGGATTGCTTGGAGCCCGGCGATCGATCGGCCTCATTACCAGCCGTGTCCAAGTCCAAGCCGACTTCCTACAACACCATGGGCCTTTTGTTTGTTTCAGCGGCTACACATTGGGCTTAATATGGGCTTGGTTTGGATCGGCTCCCTATATGGGCCACGACTTTTGTTCGGTGGGCCGATTCGACTCGTGTCGTGGTTATTGCTGCTCCCGGTTGTTTCCCACTGTATATTTTCCTACGctctcaaaaaaaattgtattttCTCCTCTATTACTttccttcaagaagaagaaaacccGTGATGATCCATGCGTCTTTATTTCCCCAAGTACGCACgcatgaaaaaatattttttccgtAATAAATGtttaaaaatatggaaaatttattatcaagattcaaaattttcacatttatttttttactaataAAACCTCCATTCTCCATGCAGTATTTTGTAAACTTAAGAATACAATTTGTTAACGTACTAACCGTGCGAGGGATAATGATGATTAAGCGGCTAATAAGCCACAAACGACCAGCCAAATTAAACATGCCGTATTGTTGTCGTCTAATCGGTCCTTGCTATTAGAAATGCGTGGCCCTGGATTAATTGGAGGCATCCTAGCTAGCAGCCGTACATCTGTACGTCAGAACAATTCCTTTTCGAAGATCTGTACGTACGAACATGCACGCACGTACTTTGCAAAATGTCGTCGGGGGTATACACGTACTCGGCCCGGATATATGCCAACTTTGCTAGCTTGATTAAGGAATATACTAATGCTAAGATGGAAATTACTTGTTAACTGTAGGAAGGAAACATGgattaacattttttttattataagGAAGGATTAACATCGATATCTGATCGGATCACCAAATTGGGAACCTTTGGCGACGCGTGTATGCATGGAAATGTTATATGATCGGAATCATGAATGAACCAATCGTCATCGTCATGCACTCCGGTGACTATCTGCcaaacgccgccgccgccgccgccgccgccgcagcacccaTCAAGCTTCTCCCACCACCCGGAGTTCCGATCCGGctctggaggctggagcaacCAACAACCTAGCTCCTGCACGAATGTACAAGCAAGTCTGGCCTTGCAACCTTGCTCGTTTCTTAATCAAATCAGTGCGTGCTAGCACTACTTGCTTGCGCGTGTCTCAGATTCAAATCGAGAGAAGAATAGCTAgaacatcagaaaaaaaaagtcaattTGACTTGCGATCGAGGCTACCGGAGACATTGTCTAATAATGTGTACCGATTACTGTTGGAGATGTCATAGCgcaacagtttttttttcccgtaTGCTTTAGTTTGTATAGTTGCATTGTCCGTATACTCTTTTATCGTTGCATTTTTACCGTGGCTATTTTTACAAATATAATGGCACTATAATTTAAACATGAAAAGTTTTACTCCTACTAGGAACTATATAACCGTGAGTCACTTGCAAATCACCACCAGGACAAGATTGCATATTTTGCGTTGTGCATCTGAAAACTGAGTAGATCATTTAATTTGGGGCTGAATAATCTGTCTTTTGTAGTTATATTCTCAAGAGCAGTGCATATATATAACAATGAATCTTACGTTTTGGTGCTGCTTTTATTTTAGTCCAAAATAAGTTAATTAGCTTCTGAAGAGAACAATTTTAGCTACATGCAAAAATTACCTAGAAAATATTTGAAACGGCAGAGTTCATGCAAGGTTGaattttttatgagaatttaaaACAAAAGTCAACACACACACAAAGGGGGgtggagagggggggggggagagagagagagagagagagagagagagagagagagagagagagagaggataatGAAAGATCAGTTGGAGGTTGGGAGTTGGGGGACCATGCAAGGAACATTCCATTTCATCATACACTTAGTTTGATCTCCCTCTCCACCAGTTAATGAGCTCTGCAAAGCCTAGCTACCCAGCTAAAAGCATCAGAAGAAGCTGCAACATCCCATACTGCATGCCTAGCTACGCACGTACGTACGGTCACATTCCATGAGGACCATAACTCACTAAGCAATCAATGCACATCATCCCGGCCTCTTCTACTCTAGCTGCTACTACTACTCTCCAGTAGACGTGCACTGATCTCTAAAAACCTAAGTACACTCTCTAGAACGAAcaagaagacgacgacgacgacgacattaGCTAAGGAGCTAGGGGCGAGCTAATGAAGAAGATCAAGTCATGTCAGTGTACTACTGCATGACATGACAGATTAATTGACTAATAAGATCGCTATAGCTTGATCGAGACGAGAGCGCTAGTGTTTGTTTGGTCAATCAAGCCACGTCGTGCTGCTCTTCCTTGAGCCCGCCGGGAAAGAGGTCTAGCGTCTTGAGCGGCCGGCagaaggccgccggcggcggcgccacctcgaaccccggcggcgccatgtcggcggcggcggcggcggcggagctcacTACCACGTCGTCAAGCGCCACGCCGAAGTTGTCCAGCTTCCCTAGGGAGTACTCCGGCCGGCCGAGCGCCTCCACCGGCGCAatcccgcctcctcctccagcctgTGTTGTCAGAGACATCGTCGTTGCATGGACGGGTTAGATAAAGATCGAAACTTTTTTGTTAGCTATCAGTGATCAGTAACGTGGTGTGGTAGTACCTGATAGTGGAACAGTTGGGTGGGCGacggaggggtggcggcgccgacgcACCTGCTCGGCGGTGCAGGAGCGAAGGCCGCCGTGGCGGGGTAGTAGTAACCGtaggccgcagccgccgccgcggcagcagcggcggcggccggggtgggCGACGTCGGGGAGAGCagctggccggcggcggtctGGTCAAAGACGCCGCAACCGCCATACGGCGCCGCCGGaagcgccggcggcgcggcggcgaggaagccgtggtggccgtggtgCGCCGCGGCGTAGTACTGGGCGcaggagaggaggtggtggctCATGCAGAGCCTCCGGCGGAGCTTCTGGCGGTCCCGGGCCTTGTGGTTCTGGAACCAGTAGAAGACGTTCTTGCCCTCGATGCGGCCGTAGCAGGCGAGGTGCGCCGTGATCTGCTGGATCTGCGACGCGCTCGGCGTGCGCAGGCCGCCCCGGTACATCTCCTCCAGGATCATCAGCTGCTCCGGCGTCGGGCACCACCGCGTCGACCCCGCCACCACCGGCTGCTGCGCCGCCTGCGCTTGCGCCTGCGTCTGGCCCTGCTGCGACGGCATGTCGGTCGTCGTCTACCTCTAGCCGGCTACTATACTTGGCTCTCGCTACTACTAGGAATCTTGCTGTGGCTGATGATGCTTTGACTATTTGTGAGCAGTCGGATCAGTTTGGCTTGTTGCTGCTAAGCTCGTGGTTGGCTGGCTGGGCGTGGAGAGACAAAAGGGGTactaggagggagggagaagaagcagaTCGGCGGATGGAGAGAGTTTGTTGGTAGCTGCTGCAGATTGAGGactgaggaagaggatgaaacGAACGAGAAGCATATAATGGAGGGCCATTGCTTCCTTCCTGTCTGCAGTATATATAATGGATGCCGACACTATACATACgcatacacacacacatgcccaccaccaccaccacaaccgaGTTCAGACattagagagaggagagagagagagagagagagagaacagtACTGCAGTGGCTGTTTAtttggagagagaaagagagcacAGAGATGTGGCAATGGCATATGCAAAGCAAAGCGGCCTGTGTGCTGTGTGGCACTGTTCATAGGTAGCTACACGGTCTTCTTCCTCTGTCTCTGCCCACAGACACAGAACACAGAGCAGCAGCCAGCTAGGTACGTAGCTACTGTGTAGTAATCAAGAGTGAATAATGTGTACTGTTGTGTGATGGATTTTCCTAATCCATGAGTTCCTGGTAGATTAACACCACATCCAGGATATCCTGTACCGGCCGGCGATCAAATATGCATCCCGTTGTGACGATGGAGTCTGCGTTTAAACTGTGTTATTAGATACCTCTGAAAGTCTGAATGCGTGACAAGCGCGAGGAGACGCAGCTGCTGGATGATCATCCGTTCCTTGCTGGATTTATGGCTAGGCTACACGTACACGTACGTCGTGTCGCTATTGATTTCCTGCTTGAACGCGAGCGTGTGGTACGTCCTTGTGTGGTTGTGTGTGCAGAGTTATTTGGTCACTCGTGCTACCTCATCTACAAGCGCCAAGCGTCAGTACCAGCCATACTATGCTCTGCTACAGGCTATAGCTAGGTTAAACAGCACGCGTTTAGTTGGGTTGATTCCATGTTATGTTGTTCATCAAGAGATATTAGAACATTCAGTATTTCAGTCACAAGGTTAACCTCCAACATAGTGATAATGCCTAATGGTGCAAGATCAGGGACTAGCTACTCCCAATTTTTGTCTTTGGTAAGCTATGGACGTCCTAGTACTGTACATTCCTCTTTAGAAAATGTCTGAAATACAATGCACTGCCTGCGAGTGCCATGAATGGTTTCTAATGGCGATTTATTTAGCACGTCGTGTCTTCTGCCCCTCTGCGTCTGATCTCTCAGAGCGCCGATCAGAGCGACGAGAGAGATGAAATGCAAAGCAGGAGAGAGAACACACAGCTAGCGGCGTGCATGCGTGCATTTAAGGATAGAATTACACGTCGGATTTTGGAGATCCGTCTAGGATTTCGGACAGAAACCAGTGGAGAGACGGAGAGAGCTTGTGCGCAGCAGCAGTGGGAAACTGGGAATTATGAGGTGATGATGGCCCCGGCCCTGCATCCGCGTACACTTTGCGTTGCCTCGTGATGCGTGCTCCACTCGCTCTTCCTCTCTGCGTCCTTGCACAGTTGCAAGGCTGACTAAATGGCGCCGTAGGACTCTAGGGCGCCTCTACGTCTGCACCGGATCCATGCCTACCGTTGTAGGGATCTGTAGAGGATCAACAGAATTCAGTGAGTAATTACTTCTATCCTTTTTGTATTTCCTGCATGCCTACCTATACCTAGAGTATCGGCTACTCCCTCCTATACTTCTACGAAGTCCTTAGTACGTTTTTAGATATGGTCGGGATGTACATCATTTACTATGTTTGCTTTATATTAATCCCGTCCTAGATGTAGTACTCCTACAAATAAAGAAAGAGTTGATGGTAGTAGTGTACTGTATACAACAACTGCAATTGCCCAAATTGTCATCTTTTAATAATTAAAAAGTTAGAGAGTCTACAGTGGCCATAGATATACTCCTAGACTGATTCTAAGAGTGTGCATGTAcactaagggggcgtttggttacttttgcttatttttagcacgtgtcacattgaatgtttagatactaattaggagtattaaacgtagactatttacaaaacccattgcataagtggaggctaaacgacaagacgaatctattaagcctaattaagcagGGAAACCAAACCAGGTCTAAAAAGCTTGTACGACAAAGATCATAGAGCACCTAGTTCGTCTATGATATTTTGCAGAGAATGTTTTCTGTGAAGTGTTTATTTAAATGAAATAAGGGCATGAgagctggaaaaaaaaactagcttctACGTATTGATTCAATTCATATTGGAGAATCATTCTAGTCACAAAACACTTCTCCTAGATAATCACTTCATGGAGGAGTGTACTCTACCACACTGGCCCTAAAGTCAACTTCTCTAAAGCATGACTATAAGATtgtctttctctttctttgaaACGATAAGATTGTCTCTTATTGTTATTTATGCTTGCATATTATTGTGCAAACGATAATTGACTTGTATTCTACTATATACTACCTCTTGAACAAGAGCTAGCCCTTGCGGCATATAGGATAAACTCATTTGTAAGCTGATGAAGTAGAATACAAGCTAGGTTATACACTTGTGCCTTTTAAGACCACCGCCCTTTGTCCACTACATAATTATTAATTGTTCGATTATTTCTGTGTGCGTGCCGACATATACTTTAATTTTGCTAgcttattatatatatatctgCAAAGAGAAAACATATATTCTGTTGGGCCCCACCATGGTTTGAATTTGATACGTGCATGTACATACCATTTGGTGCTACAGTGTCTCAGAAGATTTAGTTTGGCTTATCCCCAGAAGCTAGCTCTTCATTTGCATTCACTCCCTACATATATGTGCAACACGTACAGTACGTGACCGTACCACAACCACAGTGTAGGCGTGTAGCACGCCGTAGCAGCACACCGCCGGGAAATGTGGCAAACAATCAAGGATGGACGCGGTTTATATTAGGATCGGATCCGGCCGAGAGTACTCATCGGAAATTCAGAATATAATGCGATCGATACATGACGGACCACCGCAATTGAACGCTGTCCGCGTGTTTAGCCATTCATTCATTGCGTACTTAAACTTTGGAAGAATTAATAAGCTAAGCAAGCTATGTGAAGCTAGCTTAATGATCGATGAGCTAGGCCGCAGTCGCCGATCCGGCCTGTGTGTACTTGCAACACGGCAGTCGATTGCAGCCCAGGACGCAAAGTTAATGCATCCCATGAGTAAATGTGTGTAAGAATGCACCAATCGTAGCAAGTAGAATGGTACTGCTTGCCGGAATAGATCAAGCATGAACAAAATATGCTGTATTTATACCTGGATCAAGCTTAATTTAtagctccttttttttttaaaaaaaaagtggaaTATGCATGATGGCAGGAGCTATGTTATGGAATTTTAGATGAAGGAGGTGACACCTAGATTCGAGCTCGGTGGGTAGATCCGTAGATGGCTTAGCTTGGCGGCATTGTCTACCAAACGGGCTAGCGTTATACCCTCGCTCCATCATCGGTGTACTATACTCCTATCGATCACATATAGATGGGAGTTATTTTCTCTGATCAGAAATACAaagtttttttagattcatCCTAAGTCAAACAATTTTTGCTTTGATCGCATCATTATAGTTTAGATCTAAATAGCTTTGCAAGTCAAGGTTGATGCTAGCACATCATAatgaaaaataattttataaaatatatGCAACTCTTTTATTCGAAATAACATAGTCAATTCCAAGAAAAAATAAGTAGGGGTCTCTATCTCTATGATAAGAAGTTAATTCAAACCAATGTTTTAAATAGCGGGTTAAAGGGTTTAGCGGAGGCACTCTAAAACAGCTAATAGCGAAACTAAATAGGGCTATAGCGGACTATAGCGGTTAAGTTGTACATGAATATACGTAGTGGTACCATGGCTCAACCAGTTATAGCAAACCATGGTGGCAGGAGATTTAGGAGGCGtttgcttccactgacttatttttatcacgtgtcacatcgaatgtttagatactaattaggagtattaaacgtagactatttacaaaaccaattatataagtggaggctaaacggcgagacggaAGCAAACGGGACCTTAAAACCTCGATTCAAACTAATAAGTCAGAGGTAGTTAAACGTCCAGTTTTGAAGCGTACGAGATCTGAATTCAAACTCGATTTGACAGGATGAAACAGACAAGAAAACTGACAGAAGAAGCTAATGAGCTAGAAGCGTATAGGAGCAACGATGCCGAGGAGTAAATAGGAGGAATGGACGGCCGTCCGGTCCGGCCAGCCGTCCGGCCTGCAAGAAATGTTAGACACGGAATCCAATTACTCAGAAACCCAGAGCGCGAGCGAGCGAGCATGGCTGCACGAGCTCGAGGTAAATACTACATATATGGCATATAGGCCTGCGGTACGCCACTGCAAAGTTTACTAGGTCACGTAGTacgttaatatatatatatatatatatatatatatatagtatactCTATTTCCGCTATAGAA harbors:
- the LOC117847690 gene encoding putative WUSCHEL-related homeobox 2, translating into MPSQQGQTQAQAQAAQQPVVAGSTRWCPTPEQLMILEEMYRGGLRTPSASQIQQITAHLACYGRIEGKNVFYWFQNHKARDRQKLRRRLCMSHHLLSCAQYYAAAHHGHHGFLAAAPPALPAAPYGGCGVFDQTAAGQLLSPTSPTPAAAAAAAAAAAAYGYYYPATAAFAPAPPSRCVGAATPPSPTQLFHYQAGGGGGIAPVEALGRPEYSLGKLDNFGVALDDVVVSSAAAAAADMAPPGFEVAPPPAAFCRPLKTLDLFPGGLKEEQHDVA